From one Callithrix jacchus isolate 240 chromosome 2, calJac240_pri, whole genome shotgun sequence genomic stretch:
- the LOC108589798 gene encoding LOW QUALITY PROTEIN: protocadherin beta-15-like (The sequence of the model RefSeq protein was modified relative to this genomic sequence to represent the inferred CDS: deleted 2 bases in 1 codon) → MKAEKEHFPRLRQVLLLFVMLSQTCAERNVYTVAEETESGSFVANLAKDLGLEIREISQRRAQVIFNNNKKYFQLNLQTADLQVNDKLDREEMCGTTEPCVLQFQVLLEEPLEIYRFKLLVSDINDNSPVFPEGEMILKIMENTPPGTVFPLINAQDLDVGINNIQNYIIYPSSYVHVLTQNGSEGRKYPELVLHKALDREEQAELRLTLMAVDGGAPPRTGTALVLVEILDINDNAPEFVQPLYQVQISENSPLESLVATVSARDLDVGINGEIFYSFFYGDEEISKTFALNERTGEIKIIRKLDFEKIVAYEVDIKASDRAGLSGKCTVKIQVVDINDNAPELTMASFRSPIPENSPETTVALFSIQDRDSGENGRIVCSIQNDVPFILKPSVENFYRLLTEGPLDREIRAEYNITITATDLGTPRLKTEHSITVRVSDVNDNAPAFTQTSYTLFVRENNSPALHIGSVSATDRDSGTNAQVTYSLLPPQDTHLALASLVSINADNGHLFALRSLDYEALQAFEFRVGATDRGSPALSSEALVHVLVLDANDNSPFVLYPLQNGSAPCTELVPRAAEPGYLVTKVVAVDGDSGQNAWLSFQLLKATEPGLFGVWAHNGEVRTARLLSERDAAKHRLLVLVKDNGEPPRSATATLHVLLVDGFSQPYLPLPEAAPAQAQADSLTIYLVVALASVSSLFLFSVLLFVAVRLCRRSRAASVPEGPFPGHLVDVSGTGTLSQSYQYEVCLSGGSGTNEFKFLKSVIPEYLNSMNDEGKSNFVNGFGFN, encoded by the exons ATGAAGGCTGAAAAGGAGCACTTTCCTAGACTAAGGCAAGTTCTGCTTCTCTTTGTTATGCTGTCTCAGACTTGCGCGGAGCGGAACGTTTATACTGtagcagaagaaacagaaagcGGTTCTTTTGTGGCCAATCTAGCAAAGGACCTAGGGctagaaataagagaaatatcCCAGCGGAGGGCTCAGGTTAtttttaacaataacaaaaaatattttcagctaaACCTTCAGACCGCAGACCTTCAAGTAAATGATAAACTGGATCGGGAAGAAATGTGTGGCACCACTGAGCCTTGTGTGCTGCAATTCCAGGTGTTACTGGAAGAACCTTTGGAGATATATAGGTTTAAACTTCTGGTCAGTGACATAAATGACAATTCCCCTGTGTTCCCAGAAGgagaaatgattttgaaaatcaTGGAAAATACTCCTCCAGGAACTGTGTTTCCTCTGATAAATGCACAAGATTTGGATGTGGGCATCAATAACATTCAAAACTACATCATCTACCCCAGCTCCTATGTCCACGTTCTCACCCAAAATGGCAGTGAAGGCAGAAAATACCCAGAGCTAGTTCTGCACAAAGCCCTGGATCGGGAGGAGCAGGCTGAGCTTAGGTTAACTCTCATGGCAGTAGATGGTGGGGCTCCTCCCAGAACTGGGACTGCTCTGGTCCTCGTTGAAATCTTGGACATCAATGACAATGCACCTGAGTTTGTGCAGCCACTCTATCAGGTGCAGATCTCAGAAAACAGCCCCCTGGAATCCCTTGTTGCCACTGTTTCTGCTAGGGATTTAGACGTGGGAATTAATGGTGAaatattctactcatttttttaCGGCGATGAAGAGATTTCCAAGACATTTGCACTTAATGAACGAAcgggagaaattaaaataatcagaaaattagATTTTGAAAAAATTGTGGCATATGAGGTGGATATTAAAGCCTCTGATAGGGCAGGTCTTTCTGGAAAATGCACTGTCAAAATACAGGTGGTCGATATCAACGACAATGCCCCAGAACTGACCATGGCTTCATTCAGAAGCCCCATCCCCGAAAATTCTCCCGAGACCACGGTAGCTCTTTTCAGCATTCAAGACCGAGATTCTGGGGAAAATGGAAGAATAGTTTGCTCAATTCAAAATGATGTTCCATTCATACTGAAACCTTCCGTTGAGAATTTCTACAGGTTGTTAACAGAAGGACCACTGGACAGAGAGATTAGAGCCGAGTACAACATCACCATCACAGCCACGGACCTGGGGACTCCTAGGCTGAAAACGGAGCACAGCATAACCGTGCGGGTCTCCGACGTCAATGACAACGCCCCCGCCTTCACACAAACCTCCTACACCCTCTTTGTCCGCGAGAACAATAGCCCGGCCCTGCACATCGGTAGCGTCAGCGCCACAGACAGAGACTCAGGCACCAACGCACAGGTCACCTACTCGCTGCTGCCGCCCCAGGACACGCACCTGGCCCTCGCCTCCCTGGTCTCCATCAACGCGGACAACGGACACCTGTTCGCCCTCCGGTCGCTGGACTACGAGGCCCTGCAGGCGTTCGAGTTCCGCGTGGGCGCCACAGACCGCGGCTCCCCGGCGCTGAGCAGCGAGGCGCTGGTGCACGTGCTGGTGCTGGACGCCAACGACAACTCGCCCTTCGTGCTGTACCCACTGCAGAACGGCTCCGCGCCCTGCACCGAGCTGGTGCCCCGGGCGGCCGAGCCGGGCTACCTGGTGACCAAGGTGGTGGCGGTGGACGGCGACTCGGGCCAGAACGCCTGGCTGTCGTTCCAGCTGCTCAAGGCCACGGAGCCCGGGCTATTCGGCGTGTGGGCGCACAATGGCGAGGTGCGCACCGCCAGGCTGCTGAGCGAGCGCGACGCGGCCAAGCACAGGCTGCTGGTGCTGGTCAAGGACAATGGCGAGCCTCCGCGCTCGGCCACCGCCACGCTGCACGTGCTCCTGGTGGACGGCTTCTCCCAGCCCTACCTGCCCCTCCCGGAGGCggccccagcccaggcccaggccgACTCGCTCACCATCTATCTGGTGGTGGCGTTGGCCTCTGTGTCGTCGCTCTTCCTGTTCTCGGTGCTCCTGTTCGTGGCGGTGCGGCTGTGCAGGAGGAGCAGGGCGGCCTCGGTGCCCGAGGGTCCCTTTCCAGGGCATCTGGTGGACGTGAGCGGCACCGGGACCCTGTCCCAGAGCTACCAGTACGAGGTGTGTCTGTCAGGAGGTTCTGGGACAAATGAGTTCAAATTCCTGAAGTCAGTTATCCCTGAGTATCTGAACTCTATGAATGAC GAGGGAAAGTCCAACTTTGTAAATGGTTTTGGATTCAATTAG
- the LOC100896068 gene encoding protocadherin beta-18, with product MEPAKARAQRTRQVLLFFVFLGGSLVCSKTWSYSVAEEMEVGTFVANVVKDMGVDVEDLAARGARVIFDDYKPYLRLDPRNGDLLLNEQLDREALCDLTERCILHFQVLFENPLQFSRAELLVKDINDHTPTFLEKHILLKISEGTTLGTLFQIDSAQDLDVGKNGVQNYTISPNSHFHLKLRDSDEGRKYPELVLNQSLDREKEAEFSLTLTAVDGGSPPRSGTTVIHVVVLDINDNAPEFEKPVYEVHVPESSPLDSLIVKVSATDLDTGINGELSYSFSHISRDVRKTFEIHPISGEVYLKAPLDFEIIQSYIINIQAIDGGSLFGKASILVQVVDVNDNPPEIAMTSLTSPIPENSSPEMVVAVFSIRDQDAGDNGRMVCSIQDNIPFLLKPTFKNFHALVTEGPLDREIRNEYNITITVTDLGTPRLKTEYNITLLISDVNDNAPAFTQTSYTLFVRENNSPALHIGSISATDRDSGTNAQVTYSLLPPQDTHLPLASLVSINADNGHLFALGSLDYEALQAFEFRVGATDRGSPALSSEALVRVLVLDANDNSPFVLYPLQNGSTPCTELVPRAAEPGYLVTKVVAVDGDSGQNAWLSFQLLKATEPGLFGVWAHNGEVRTARLLSERDAAKHRLLVLVKDNGEPPRSATATLQVLLVDGFSQPYLPLPEAAPAPAQADSLTVYLVVALASVSSLFLFSVLLFVAVQLCRRSRTASMGGCSVPDGPFPGHLVDVSGTGTLSQSYQYEVCLSGGSGTNEFKFLKPIIPNLVPRGGEMEKAPPF from the coding sequence ATGGAGCCTGCAAAGGCAAGAGCCCAGCGGACAAGGCAAGtgctgcttttctttgttttcctgggaGGGTCTTTGGTATGTTCTAAGACCTGGAGCTATTCCGTAGCAGAGGAAATGGAGGTCGGCACATTtgtagccaacgtggtgaaagaCATGGGTGTGGATGTGGAAGACCTGGCTGCACGGGGGGCCAGAGTCATCTTTGACGACTATAAACCTTATTTGCGGTTGGATCCACGGAATGGCGACTTGCTCTTAAATGAGCAGCTGGACCGGGAAGCACTTTGCGATCTCACAGAGCGATGTATATTGCATTTCCAGGTGTTATTTGAAAATCCCTTGCAATTTTCTCGGGCTGAGCTTTTGGTCAAAGACATAAATGATCATACTCCCACGTTCCTAGAAAAGCATATACTTCTAAAAATCTCTGAAGGTACTACTCTAGGAACTTTATTCCAAATAGATAGTGCACAGGACTTGGATGTGGGAAAGAATGGTGTTCAAAACTATACAATAAGCCCCAATTCCCATTTCCATCTTAAATTACGAGACAGTGATGAAGGCAGAAAATATCCAGAGTTGGTACTGAACCAATCCCTGGATCGAGAAAAGGAGGCTGAGTTTAGTTTAACGTTAACAGCCGTGGATGGTGGGTCTCCACCCAGGTCTGGGACTACAGTGATTCACGTTGTGGTCCTGGACATAAATGACAATGCCCCCGAATTTGAGAAGCCAGTCTATGAGGTTCATGTACCTGAGAGCAGCCCTCTGGACTCCTTGATTGTCAAGGTATCTGCTACAGATTTAGATACAGGAATAAATGGAGAGCTGTCTTATTCATTTTCCCACATCTCCAGAGATGTACGGAAAACATTTGAAATCCATCCAATTTCTGGCGAAGTCTATTTAAAAGCACCTCTAGATTTCGAGATTATTCAATCTTATATCATAAACATTCAGGCCATTGACGGTGGGAGCCTTTTTGGAAAAGCAAGCATTTTAGTTCAGGTTGTAGATGTGAATGACAACCCGCCAGAGATAGCCATGACATCTCTTACTAGCCCCATACCAGAAAACTCTTCACCTGAGATGGTGGTCGCTGTTTTCAGCATACGAGACCAAGACGCTGGAGACAATGGGAGAATGGTTTGCTCAATTCAGGACAACATCCCCTTTCTCTTGAAGCCTACCTTCAAGAATTTTCACGCTCTGGTAACAGAGGGCCCACTGGACAGAGAGATCAGAAATGAATATAACATCACCATTACCGTGACCGACTTGGGGACACCCAGGTTGAAAACGGAGTACAACATAACCCTGCTGATCTCCGACGTCAACGACAACGCCCCCGCGTTCACACAAACCTCCTACACCCTCTTCGTCCGCGAGAACAACAGCCCCGCCCTGCACATAGGCAGCATCAGCGCCACAGACAGAGATTCAGGCACCAACGCACAGGTCACCTACTCGCTGCTGCCGCCCCAGGACACGCACCTGCCCCTCGCCTCCCTGGTCTCCATCAACGCGGACAACGGACACCTGTTCGCCCTCGGGTCGCTGGACTACGAGGCCCTGCAGGCGTTCGAGTTCCGCGTGGGCGCCACAGACCGCGGCTCCCCGGCGCTGAGCAGCGAGGCGCTGGTGCGCGTGCTGGTGCTGGACGCCAACGACAACTCGCCCTTCGTGCTGTACCCGCTGCAGAACGGCTCCACGCCCTGCACCGAGCTGGTGCCCCGGGCGGCCGAGCCGGGCTACCTGGTGACCAAGGTGGTGGCGGTGGACGGCGACTCGGGCCAGAACGCCTGGCTGTCGTTCCAGCTGCTCAAGGCCACGGAGCCCGGGCTGTTCGGCGTGTGGGCGCACAATGGCGAGGTGCGCACCGCCAGGCTGCTGAGCGAGCGCGACGCGGCCAAGCACAGGCTGCTGGTGCTGGTCAAGGACAATGGCGAGCCTCCGCGCTCGGCCACCGCCACGCTGCAAGTGCTCCTGGTGGACGGCTTCTCCCAGCCCTACCTGCCGCTCCCGGAggcggccccggccccggcccagGCCGACTCGCTCACCGTCTATCTGGTGGTGGCGTTGGCCTCTGTGTCGTCGCTCTTCCTGTTCTCGGTGCTCCTGTTCGTGGCGGTGCAGCTGTGCAGGAGGAGCAGGACGGCCTCGATGGGTGGCTGCTCGGTGCCTGATGGCCCTTTTCCAGGGCATCTGGTGGACGTGAGCGGCACCGGGACCCTGTCCCAGAGCTACCAGTACGAGGTGTGTCTGTCGGGAGGTTCAGGGACAAATGAGTTCAAGTTTCTGAAACCTATAATTCCCAATCTGGTGCCCCGGGGAGGCGAAATGGAGAAAGCCCCACCTTTCTGA